Within the Setaria viridis chromosome 3, Setaria_viridis_v4.0, whole genome shotgun sequence genome, the region CGCGCTTCGCCGTCACCGAGCACAACACCAAGACCGTAAGGAGCACATCCCCCTTAATTTCGCCTAGATCACCTTTGAGATCGATCGCCGGAGTTTGTCACCGATGCTTGCACACGCATGCCTGACCCGTATCGTGCGCGCAGAACGCGATGCTGGAGTTCGAGAGGCTGGTGAAGGTgaggcagcaggtggtggccgGGACCATGCACCACTTCACCGTCGAGgtgagggaggccggcggcgccaagAAGATGTACGAGGCCAAGGTCTGGGAGAAGCTCTGGGAGAACTTCAAGCAGCTCCAGAGCTTCGAGCCCGTCGGGGACGCCGCGGCCGCATGAGgtacaggatttttttttcacgcGTCTAGCACAAGAAATACTCCCAGAAAACCTGTAGTACCAATAGCAAGAAATTGTTCTACAAAAACTGTAGTAGCAAATAGCAACACATGGCGACCACTGCTCAACTTTTTCCTTGTGATGTTTCAGGCAGAAGGTACCATCTTCCAGTGTGATATGCTTTTCCCTGAAGGCGCAAGCTTGTCGCTGGGGGCTGGAGCACAGCAGTCGAAAAATTTAGCTGCATACACATCACTGGAAAAGTATTGTATGATGAATAAACCAGCTCCTTACCAGATGTATTTCACATATTGACTCCTGTAAAATGCAATGCGCTGCGCTACAAGAAATATGAAAGGCTTGTACCTTTTCTTGCCACTGTTGCTTCAATTGTCACCAAATTCGGATCACACTGTTCCTCCAAAGCAGTAGCAGATCTGTTAGTCAGGTCACTCTTACATCCAGCAGTTGATGTGATAAACTCCCACCGACAGCATTTTCAACATCGATAAGCATATAAGCATAACTAACATTAAACCGGGGAGCAACAGGAATGTACAACCGGCGAACCTGTCTGCCAAAACACTAGCTGTCGAGCGAATCTAACTTTGGGGCATTATAGTCGCCCGACTTTAACCCCTGGCATATTCTAAAACTACATCTGCAGCTTCAGCGGGCTACTATACACATGATACAAGAGAATTGCTACAGAGTTAACCTACAATTATCCTGTTGTCCTACTTATCCACCTCTGGAGCTAAAAGCTGAGCTAGTCTTCATTGTCATAATCCTCATCGTCGTCCAATTTATGGTTCGACGACAAAGCAAACTGTACGGGGTCCATGTCCATCTTGTTCATGTCAGGCAACTCCCAACCACCCAGCAAGTCCTTGAGTTTTGCTCCTTCCTTCAGCCCAGGAACAGATGGCCCTGCGGTGGTTGCAGCTGAACTAGTTGCTGGGGTAGTCAGTCCTAAATTGGCAGCAGCTGAACTAGTTGCTGGGGCAGTCAGTCCTAAATTGGCTGCAGCTGGATCAGTTGCAGGAGCTGATGGCTGGGCTTCGGGTGGCACTGCAacctcatcatcttcttcagctggaTCCAAATTTAAGTCAATGTTCCTCATGGAAGCCCTGGCACTGCTCACTGGTGTAGCCTCCTTTGCTTCAGTTGCATCTGGGACCTCATCTGCTATCTCCACCTTTAGGCCAGCTGGCTTGCTAGATTGGTTCTCCACAAATTGTTCATGAGTTATGACAACCTCCCTCCAAGCTCCACGTCCACCACGGCGACCTCTCCCACGACCCCTCCCACGGCCTCTACCATTGCTTGTATGGCTTTCTGCCTCCTGCACACAAGCAACTTGGATCAGCAAAAAGAGCTCAAAAAGTAAGGTCTAATAGAAGGTGGGATTATCGTATTTGACCATATAAGTGAAATATCAAGGACACGTCAGAGGGAAATTACATTCTATTATAAATACTTAAAATGTTAGGCGAAATAGTCCACTTTATCCCTCAAGTTGTGCATGAGGTCTGTTGTCACTGAACTTTTTCCAACTGACCAATCCAGCCCTTAAACTTTCCTTTTCAGCTTAAATATATCCTTGCGCCAACGTAGCATGCCTAGTTGTGGTGGCTATTCCGTGCTGGGCATCCTTTGTTGAGTCATCTACCCTTGTTTTGTTCCATTACTAAAGAAATGTATACAGCGACCTCTTTGGTGGGAGATTGTTGAAAACATTTCTTTAGCACTTGAACAAAACAAGGGTAAAGAGATATTTCACATGTGATGACACATCCAAGGATGTTCAGGGCTGACTAGACACACAACGAGGCATGCCACATTGGAGCAAAGACAAGTTTGAGCCCCCCAAAAAGTCTTGGAATGGTCGATTTGGAAGTTTAGAGACAAAATTGAGCATCTGGCAAACCTTGAGGGATGAAATTGGCGATTTCGCCAACTTATCAAGAAAGCACATGAGAACTGCGAAATATGCAACATCAACACAAACTCGTGGATAATAGTGACTAACATTTCTTGTCCTCTTTAATTCCTCCTCActtccatcttcttcagctttcCTGATGACAAGTTGACATTTGTTAACATTCTGTAGAAGAGACTTGTACACATAAGAACCATATTAACTACATGATAGATTAAATTACCTTCTTTTGCCAAGCTTATCATCAGCAATAGCATCAGATGTACCAGTGTCTGGAACTTTGCTGACTACTTCCCTCAAGAAATCATAGACATTGTACGTTTGTATGCACTGTTTCCTGAACACATTAAGCAAAACACTCAATGAGGAAAATGATGAACCAATAACATGTATTCCAGGAAATAAGTTCAGTTTTTCTCCATATATTGACATAAAGCAACCTATAACCAACTACACTAGGAGCATTACATATCTCTGCAATAAGAAAGAATTTCCAGGATTCAAACAACATTATGATGAACCCTGAACTACACAGGTCATCAGATAAACCCCCAACAGTTTAGCttggaatggaatggaatgtCCAGACTAGATACTCCAGCCAAAGCATTGTGTAAAATCGTTTGCCAATACCGATATATAGATCACTCCTAAAGTTTATTAACCAATTGTATTATAGCCTACATGCATAACATAAATACGAGATTGTGATCTTCTGGAAAGAGACACCTAGACTAGTCAACATGCAAGTTGAAATCAATGTACGACCAAAAAAAACCCACCAAAATGGAAAGCAGGTAAATGCTACTACGCTTTCTTCAATGACAGTCAAGCAGTGTTATGCACTAAACACATTTCCTGTAACTTGTCGTTTCCTCCCTCCGTaggtcaaaaagaaaaattatgcCCATACTCTGTATGACAAGAAACAAGATCAAGTGTACTTACAAATGGGAAGAACCCACAGTCTTGACCCCCTTTCGAATTGTAATATCATATGTCCTATCACATAAATCTTGCAGAAATAGCTCCAAAGCTTTGGCTGCAAATCATGGACATTGGAGACATGGACATGAGATGAACTTGAACAAAATGTAGACAATCCCAGAAGAAATTGTATCGATATAGAAGAAAGACTGTAAGATATAAGCTAGATGAAATGACAAGACAAGTTCAGTGTTACTTTGCTAAAGTAACTTGCACGAAAATTTCAATTAACGAAGTACATGCAGAGGAAGAGAAAACAATAAATAAGAGAATAGATATGGACGTGTACTATTTCTAACAGTAGGCCTGTCTAATTCCTACAATCACTACCAAATGGAAATATGGACCAGATTTAAGCTTGTTGCTGTATTACTTCCTCAAAATAATATGTAGTAATGAAGACTGATAGCTAGAGACTATAGTAGTATCGAACTTCACCAAAACAATTCTGGATACAATAGAGAGCTGTGGTGTTTTGCCAACATTAATAAATTAAATACTTCAAGCTTCCAAAGAGAATGCCTGACATTACATAAAAATATTTGGCACCAATGTCATAATCAGAACATCAATTATTTCCACTTCTGATGAAGTAACAAATCAATGCATAGCATGAAAAATACACGCTTTACATGAAAAATGTAGTTTAACTGCACGTGTTTCGTCCTTATAGTCTCTTAAATTAAAGCCCAATGAATTATAGTACAACAGAAGCACAATATCGCGGGAAAAAGATTCATTCCATAGTGATTTTTTATTATTGAAGAACTACATGACTAACAATTATAACATCATAGTATGGTAAGCTACAATGCATGTATTCCTAAGAATTTAAGAAGAACTTACACACTAAAACAGGCACAGCTAGAGCAATCTTGCCGACATCTTCATCTGCTTGCATAATCTTCTTAATCCGAGGCTATATGTCATAACATAATAAGCCGAGATTAGATCAACTCAAGGATATCATCAAGAAGTTACTTGAAGCAGTGTTCATAATTGTGATCGCCCCATACTATAGCCCAAGTGCCCCAACCATTGTACCTCTAACACAAAAATGAAACTGGTGCATATAACTTGCTCACTTGCTACATAAGGTTATGGACATAAGTACTAGCAGATGGAGAAAGATATACAATACATTTCCCAGAGCAAATGCAAGTAAGTAATGCATCCTGAATGCAGTGATTGATGCATCAAATGTGGAATTCCATGTAACGCAGGCGCATACTGCCTAAATATTAAAATCTACAAATGTGCACACTGATAAAAGACCGCTGACAAATAAATGATGAATATGGAATTTCTCTTGAATGGATATTACAACATGTGATTATACCATGCTTAGAATCAGATGGTATAAGCTTCTAATCCATGACATCAACTAGGTCTAGAACAAAGGACTTGCATTATTGACTGCATACTATTAACAGAAAATAATAATGCCATTTGTTCACAACCGATGAAGATTAAATCCACTACAGTATTAACTTAACGGGCATCCAAAAAGAATGCTTGGTAAACTCTTAATGCATCTGggccaccaatattttttttctatccaTTCCTTAAATCATTAACAAATCATGAATCATCCGAGAGTTCAAGTGTGCATAAGTCTCAACCCCACCCCAGTACCCCACCCACAAGGGAACCTGATCCATACTTTGGAGTATCATCAACAGCAGGAGCAGATAAAACGACCTAGACATTCCAAGGATTCCTACAAATCGA harbors:
- the LOC117849735 gene encoding cysteine proteinase inhibitor; this encodes MASRVGMVGDVRDAPAGRENDLGAIELARFAVTEHNTKTNAMLEFERLVKVRQQVVAGTMHHFTVEVREAGGAKKMYEAKVWEKLWENFKQLQSFEPVGDAAAA
- the LOC117849734 gene encoding uncharacterized protein isoform X3, yielding MRKKLDTHFSAPRIKKIMQADEDVGKIALAVPVLVSKALELFLQDLCDRTYDITIRKGVKTVGSSHLKQCIQTYNVYDFLREVVSKVPDTGTSDAIADDKLGKRRKAEEDGSEEELKRTRNEAESHTSNGRGRGRGRGRGRRGGRGAWREVVITHEQFVENQSSKPAGLKVEIADEVPDATEAKEATPVSSARASMRNIDLNLDPAEEDDEVAVPPEAQPSAPATDPAAANLGLTAPATSSAAANLGLTTPATSSAATTAGPSVPGLKEGAKLKDLLGGWELPDMNKMDMDPVQFALSSNHKLDDDEDYDNED
- the LOC117849734 gene encoding uncharacterized protein isoform X2 yields the protein MRKKLDTRFPAPRIKKIMQADEDVGKIALAVPVLVSKALELFLQDLCDRTYDITIRKGVKTVGSSHLKQCIQTYNVYDFLREVVSKVPDTGTSDAIADDKLGKRRKAEEDGSEEELKRTRNEAESHTSNGRGRGRGRGRGRRGGRGAWREVVITHEQFVENQSSKPAGLKVEIADEVPDATEAKEATPVSSARASMRNIDLNLDPAEEDDEVAVPPEAQPSAPATDPAAANLGLTAPATSSAAANLGLTTPATSSAATTAGPSVPGLKEGAKLKDLLGGWELPDMNKMDMDPVQFALSSNHKLDDDEDYDNED
- the LOC117849734 gene encoding uncharacterized protein isoform X1, yielding MRKKLDTRFPALVDKLCSGEETSGTVSGAMRKKLDTHFSAPRIKKIMQADEDVGKIALAVPVLVSKALELFLQDLCDRTYDITIRKGVKTVGSSHLKQCIQTYNVYDFLREVVSKVPDTGTSDAIADDKLGKRRKAEEDGSEEELKRTRNEAESHTSNGRGRGRGRGRGRRGGRGAWREVVITHEQFVENQSSKPAGLKVEIADEVPDATEAKEATPVSSARASMRNIDLNLDPAEEDDEVAVPPEAQPSAPATDPAAANLGLTAPATSSAAANLGLTTPATSSAATTAGPSVPGLKEGAKLKDLLGGWELPDMNKMDMDPVQFALSSNHKLDDDEDYDNED